Sequence from the Ignavibacteria bacterium genome:
GAGGGTTACCGGATCGAAGATTGATGATTTACAGGCTGTTCAGCAACTCGTTAAAGACAAGGATTTTCCTTTCCCTGTACAGTTCGTCAACTACAAATAAAAAGTCATAACTCATAAGTAATAACTTATAAGTCCTATCTTCTTCCACTGAAGAAATTATCAGATTTTTCGAGTTTAAGGTCCTGCAATTGCGGGGCTTTAACTTTTATTTCAAATCTGTAACCTGTATAAGTGCCGACAGGATTCCACACAAAATTCATAATCCAGCAATGGAGATCCCTGCTTACAACTATTTGTGGTGCTGCGAACTCTTTGTTTTCAAAATCATAGCTTCCCCCAAGTGTAAATTTCCAGAATTTGGTCAAATTGAAATTTAAATCAGCCCGAAGGGTGGTGTATTTTAATATCTGAACTGGAGTTACCCTGTTCTCGTTGTAATTAAATGACAAATTCAACGACCATGGAATGGAAAAATCGGGGTCAACTTCCGCAAACAGTCCCTGATAATTCCTGTTCTGATAAAAAACTTTTTGTTCTACATTCACCGAATCTTTTTTTGTCTCATCAGCTATTCTCTCTCCCGTCAGAGTGGCCGAAGCTGAAAAGTTGAAGTTCCGCAACTGCAACAGACCCTGCCCCTCAGCGATGAGAAATTTATTGATTTCCCTGCCATTTGCATCCCAGACATAAGGACTGAAAACTGCCGACCCGGAAAGACTCAGAAAATCGAGAACCTGAGTCCTGTAATCGAGAAACAAATTTGAAAGTTTTAGAGAATCAGCGGCAAAATTGTGTGATATTCCTCCGTTGACATTCAGCAACTGGATTTTCTTTTCTTTGGAAGTGGTATCCGTAGGATCCGGTTTTGTCTTTATTTCAAAGATGTTCGAAAGCCCCAGCCGCATGCTTTGTTGCTCACCTGTCGAAGCTCCGCCAAAGATTTCTCTCTCATATTTGTTATACTTAACCACTCTGCCGGTAGCATCGGTATATGCACCAAAATAACCCCAGCCATCCAATGAAAAATCGGGCTGATAGTCATAACTCAAAGTTGGTATGAATGTGTGACGAAGGGAGGAAATTCCGAAAGTGTTTACCGGGAAAATTCCGTAGAGTTTGGTAGTTGCCGAAACCCCGACGCGAAAAGTTCTGACAAAACCGATTTTATCGACATCATTAGTGATAATTGAATCTTTCAAAGCATTTGACGACATCAACGAGTAGTTATACGAATTCATCATGTTTGCACTGCTGCCATCAGGAATGTAAATCGATGTTCGCTCTATCTGCTTGTTGTACCATAATTCCTGATAACTCACATTTGGAGTTACATTTATGTATCCTATTTTTGGAGAGAGTGAGAAATTGAGACTGTGCCTCACACCACCCCTCACATCCAAAACACCATCGGTATTTTTCCTGTTATTCTGCAGCTGTCCGGAATAGCTTATTCCGAGTTTTTCGTACCAGGCTTCATCAGTTTTTATTTCAGCACTTCGAAAAGGATAAAAAACAGACTTCGAGAAGGAAATATTAGGCAATATTTCGTTGATATTACCAGTCTGCAAATCCTGTTCTCTACTGTAATTTACACTAAGCCCTGCTCCGAATTCCTCAAAATTCTGGAAATATGAGATATTGGAATAGATGTTATTCCGTAACAGATCGTTATAGTTCGAGGAATTCTGTTTTATATAATTGCTCGAAAGAAACTCGATATTGGCGTCTATTCTGGAATCAGGGGTCAGAGGCTGATTGTGAACCAGTCTCAATCGCCAGTTTTTCTCATCAGTTCTGTCGGGATCAGTTGATTCCCCCTGGTTTAGATTTGAGTACCCCGCCTCCACAAAACCTGAGAAATCATACCTTTTTACATAGCGGAAATTTCCATTTATACCCCAACCACCACGGGTATAATAATCACCTGTTGTGGTCAAATCCATATAATCGTTTATAGCCCAGTAGTACCCAAACCGGGAAAGATACCTTCCGTAACCGGTCCTGTTTCCAAATGCAGGTGTTAGCAGTCCCGACCGTCTTCCCTTTTGTAATGGGATAACAGCAAAAGGAAGCGGCACCGGAAAGGGTACACCGCCGAAAGTGAGCCAGATCCACTTTCCTATTAACTGTTCATCGGGAATGACTTTCATTTCTGTACATTTGAAGCCATAGTGCGGCGGATTATGTTCACAGGTGGTATAAAATCCTCCCTCAACAAAATAGTTTTTTTCATCCATTTTCTTGATTTTTACACCTGAATAGGAAGCCTCCTGATTCGTGGTCGATGCGAATGTTATATAACCCCGTTTGGTCTTGAAGTTATATTTCATCACTTCTCCGTTATACTTGTCTTTCCCGTCAATCAGTTCGGGAAGCTGCTTCACTACCTTGTAACCGGCACTGTCAATATAACTTCCATAGGCGTCAACATTGGAGGACTCGAAATACACTATAATTTTACCGCTTCTGAGTTCGGTTGTTCGATACTTTATCAATCCTTTGTTGTAGATCTCCATCCTTTTCTGTTTTGTGAAGAAAAGTATCGAATCTGTAGCTGAAGCATAAATCAGAGTGTCAAGGTCGCTCTTAGCTACTGAATCCTGCGTCAGAATGGTATCGGCAAGTACTGCGAGTGAATCATTTCCCAGAGGAATGCTGTCTCTGTCCAATTGATAACCCATCCTCACACTGCCTGTAAGGGGAGAACAGGCAACCGTACCAAGAACAATCAGTAA
This genomic interval carries:
- a CDS encoding LPS-assembly protein LptD, yielding MNRFLVLLIVLGTVACSPLTGSVRMGYQLDRDSIPLGNDSLAVLADTILTQDSVAKSDLDTLIYASATDSILFFTKQKRMEIYNKGLIKYRTTELRSGKIIVYFESSNVDAYGSYIDSAGYKVVKQLPELIDGKDKYNGEVMKYNFKTKRGYITFASTTNQEASYSGVKIKKMDEKNYFVEGGFYTTCEHNPPHYGFKCTEMKVIPDEQLIGKWIWLTFGGVPFPVPLPFAVIPLQKGRRSGLLTPAFGNRTGYGRYLSRFGYYWAINDYMDLTTTGDYYTRGGWGINGNFRYVKRYDFSGFVEAGYSNLNQGESTDPDRTDEKNWRLRLVHNQPLTPDSRIDANIEFLSSNYIKQNSSNYNDLLRNNIYSNISYFQNFEEFGAGLSVNYSREQDLQTGNINEILPNISFSKSVFYPFRSAEIKTDEAWYEKLGISYSGQLQNNRKNTDGVLDVRGGVRHSLNFSLSPKIGYINVTPNVSYQELWYNKQIERTSIYIPDGSSANMMNSYNYSLMSSNALKDSIITNDVDKIGFVRTFRVGVSATTKLYGIFPVNTFGISSLRHTFIPTLSYDYQPDFSLDGWGYFGAYTDATGRVVKYNKYEREIFGGASTGEQQSMRLGLSNIFEIKTKPDPTDTTSKEKKIQLLNVNGGISHNFAADSLKLSNLFLDYRTQVLDFLSLSGSAVFSPYVWDANGREINKFLIAEGQGLLQLRNFNFSASATLTGERIADETKKDSVNVEQKVFYQNRNYQGLFAEVDPDFSIPWSLNLSFNYNENRVTPVQILKYTTLRADLNFNLTKFWKFTLGGSYDFENKEFAAPQIVVSRDLHCWIMNFVWNPVGTYTGYRFEIKVKAPQLQDLKLEKSDNFFSGRR